A window of the Butyricimonas virosa genome harbors these coding sequences:
- a CDS encoding DUF805 domain-containing protein, whose amino-acid sequence MASKKEILKNITNYTPEEIADAVRSGVVSMYELGKNTEGAFTPLLRKRVKELLEQTPMPTVENDKENVSEIENSVISDSSTTEDLSIPDELEITPITEELPSLIKEDPQTPQDNTENKPGMFRNPFSFSGRIRRTEYGLSMIICFVINLFMQGIVGVAAESDAASALLILYLIMLVPYFWFIWAQGAKRCHDRGNSGWFQIIPFYGLWMLFAEGETGTNEYGNSPK is encoded by the coding sequence ATGGCTAGCAAAAAAGAAATACTCAAAAACATTACAAATTACACACCAGAAGAAATTGCTGATGCGGTAAGAAGTGGAGTTGTTTCCATGTATGAATTGGGCAAAAACACAGAAGGTGCCTTTACTCCTTTGCTTAGAAAGAGAGTAAAAGAGCTTCTTGAACAAACTCCCATGCCTACAGTCGAAAACGATAAAGAGAATGTATCTGAAATAGAAAATTCTGTTATATCAGACTCTTCTACAACAGAAGATTTGTCTATTCCTGATGAACTTGAAATTACACCTATTACAGAAGAATTACCTTCACTAATAAAAGAAGATCCACAAACGCCCCAAGATAACACTGAGAATAAACCGGGCATGTTCCGAAATCCGTTTTCATTTTCTGGAAGAATACGTCGAACTGAATACGGTCTTTCAATGATTATTTGCTTCGTCATAAATTTATTTATGCAAGGTATTGTAGGTGTTGCAGCAGAATCAGACGCAGCATCAGCATTGCTAATATTATATTTAATAATGCTCGTACCTTATTTTTGGTTTATATGGGCACAAGGTGCAAAACGTTGCCATGATAGAGGTAATTCTGGTTGGTTCCAGATTATTCCGTTTTATGGCTTATGGATGCTTTTCGCAGAAGGAGAAACCGGCACAAATGAATATGGAAATAGTCCCAAATAA
- a CDS encoding virulence factor SrfC family protein produces MIQDINSQIAEIERSIIWAKKFDKSTFPVEELKEYRRKLRRFANALAENCSAAAYGESQVGKSYLMSSLLSTAESPFVIINDGKEYSFIDDLNPSGGNTSKTESTGVITRFTINNSNEAMKDFIKIKNLSIADLLMLLIDSYYNDLKIDNSKVLLHDSINVELLNVQYLWANKTEPVQEVLTEDDVKDICDYIVEVLGANAVNITHSDFRKIVAPKIQYVSSEHWVKIFSILWNKNEELSHLFSLLVNEYKKIQFKTDIYVPFDAVLRDKGTLLKIEWLDSVCGLKHETDTDVLVTDVYDTNGKLLSSNFNKSSLSALIAELTFVLPKQIAENRRFLNKIDLLDFPGARSREKFKEQEIGTVLPTILRRGKVAYLFNKYSRSLRISSVLFCHHNDQKNEPTLGETINDWIETNIGKTPEERTEDLTRTNGISPLFLIATKFNIELERTKNDSSTNTELLSEHWKRFKTVLPEIIKPATWFDNWVTRGGLFRSEAFQSIYLLRDYYWSMKNQIFDGYNDKTKSPEVARHIHDDYPEYFNNLERNFLNNEFVKKHFANPKASWDEVSSLNCDGSKAIIRDLDAISSVLEAARREKYLNELKAIRNEMLAKLNTYYEPENKEENNARTRTIAGEIRRRLDSQIGKKPEIFGYIIDQLMTPVGDLRQIAYDIVILKTETPKDFNEVILIRTQAGINPNEDKQLNIQRLCDYYACDIATLEKEFAENGFTVADVVSNECSVAATVADVVSNNILDYWAIFINKQVKKLEKYLPHSDEVAFMLQSLCKKLGVQKTISTKIDQYSRVFPDNDLPNAIADFASLTLNNFVSSIGRMYMTDEDIENIRAKALACNLAIDLSPAASDIKHTQISVYDALQAFDDASDPTTVSIQTLMKLPFWDNFQRWKNLLVIGLLYSADISHSDPIANAIIKEIIDNCKALYTNK; encoded by the coding sequence ATGATACAAGATATAAACTCGCAAATAGCAGAAATTGAACGTTCGATAATATGGGCTAAAAAATTTGATAAAAGCACATTTCCTGTTGAAGAACTGAAGGAGTATCGTAGAAAACTGAGAAGATTTGCTAATGCATTAGCAGAAAATTGTTCAGCTGCGGCATATGGCGAAAGTCAGGTTGGAAAATCCTATCTTATGAGTAGTCTGTTGTCAACAGCAGAATCGCCTTTTGTCATTATAAATGATGGTAAAGAATATAGTTTTATTGATGATTTGAATCCCAGCGGAGGTAATACTTCTAAAACCGAATCTACAGGTGTAATAACAAGATTTACTATCAATAATAGTAACGAAGCTATGAAAGATTTTATAAAGATTAAAAATCTTTCCATTGCAGATTTGCTAATGCTTTTAATAGACTCATATTATAACGATCTTAAAATAGATAATAGCAAAGTCCTTTTGCATGACTCAATTAATGTCGAATTATTAAATGTTCAGTATCTTTGGGCGAACAAGACAGAACCTGTTCAAGAAGTTCTTACAGAAGATGATGTAAAGGACATCTGTGATTATATTGTAGAAGTTTTGGGAGCTAATGCAGTAAACATTACGCATTCAGACTTCCGCAAGATTGTCGCACCCAAAATTCAGTATGTATCAAGTGAGCATTGGGTCAAGATATTTAGCATACTATGGAATAAGAATGAAGAGTTAAGCCATCTTTTTAGCCTATTAGTAAATGAATATAAAAAGATACAGTTTAAAACAGACATTTATGTCCCATTTGACGCTGTCCTTAGAGATAAAGGAACACTGCTAAAAATCGAGTGGCTGGATTCAGTTTGCGGATTAAAACATGAAACAGATACCGATGTATTGGTTACTGACGTATATGATACAAACGGGAAGCTGTTGAGCAGCAATTTTAATAAGTCATCATTGTCAGCTCTCATTGCAGAATTAACATTTGTTCTACCTAAACAGATTGCAGAGAATAGACGATTTTTAAACAAAATTGATTTGCTGGATTTTCCAGGAGCGCGTTCTCGTGAAAAATTCAAAGAACAAGAAATAGGAACAGTCTTACCAACAATACTACGTCGTGGTAAAGTAGCATATCTTTTTAATAAGTATTCCCGTTCATTAAGAATAAGTTCTGTCTTATTCTGTCACCATAACGATCAAAAGAATGAACCAACATTAGGAGAAACTATTAATGATTGGATAGAAACTAATATCGGTAAAACTCCCGAAGAACGTACTGAAGATTTAACACGAACTAACGGGATTTCTCCATTGTTTTTGATTGCAACAAAATTCAACATCGAATTAGAAAGGACAAAAAATGATTCGTCCACTAATACAGAGTTGCTTTCTGAACACTGGAAACGTTTCAAGACAGTTCTGCCTGAAATTATCAAGCCTGCTACTTGGTTTGATAATTGGGTAACCCGTGGCGGTTTATTTCGTTCTGAGGCTTTTCAAAGTATTTATTTACTTCGTGATTATTATTGGTCAATGAAAAATCAAATCTTCGATGGTTACAATGACAAGACAAAATCACCAGAAGTAGCACGACATATCCACGATGATTATCCAGAATACTTTAATAATCTAGAACGGAACTTCCTTAACAACGAATTTGTAAAGAAGCATTTTGCCAATCCTAAGGCATCTTGGGACGAGGTGTCTTCTTTAAATTGCGATGGTTCTAAAGCTATTATTCGTGATTTAGATGCAATCTCCAGCGTATTGGAAGCTGCTAGAAGAGAAAAGTATTTAAATGAATTAAAAGCAATAAGAAATGAAATGCTGGCCAAACTAAATACGTATTATGAGCCAGAAAATAAAGAAGAAAACAATGCAAGAACAAGAACAATAGCCGGAGAAATACGCAGACGTCTAGATTCACAAATTGGCAAGAAGCCAGAAATATTTGGTTATATTATTGATCAACTGATGACACCTGTTGGGGATTTACGACAGATTGCATATGACATCGTTATCTTGAAAACAGAAACCCCTAAAGATTTTAATGAAGTAATCTTGATTAGGACACAAGCAGGTATCAATCCAAATGAAGATAAGCAACTTAATATCCAAAGATTATGCGACTACTATGCGTGTGACATAGCGACATTAGAAAAAGAGTTTGCTGAAAATGGATTTACTGTTGCTGATGTTGTTTCAAATGAATGCAGTGTTGCTGCAACAGTTGCTGATGTTGTTTCAAATAATATTTTGGACTACTGGGCTATATTTATCAATAAACAGGTTAAAAAACTCGAAAAATACCTTCCTCATTCAGATGAAGTTGCTTTTATGCTACAAAGCCTTTGTAAGAAATTAGGCGTTCAGAAAACAATATCTACCAAGATTGATCAGTATTCGAGAGTATTTCCTGATAATGATTTACCAAATGCAATCGCTGATTTTGCCTCACTGACATTGAACAATTTTGTTAGTTCAATAGGACGTATGTATATGACGGATGAGGATATTGAAAATATACGTGCCAAAGCACTAGCATGTAATTTAGCTATTGACTTGTCGCCTGCGGCTAGTGATATCAAACACACACAAATTAGTGTGTATGATGCATTACAAGCATTTGACGATGCTTCTGATCCAACAACCGTCTCAATTCAAACATTGATGAAGTTACCATTTTGGGATAATTTTCAAAGATGGAAGAATCTTTTGGTCATTGGACTATTATATTCTGCGGATATTTCGCACAGTGACCCAATTGCAAATGCTATTATAAAAGAAATTATAGATAATTGTAAAGCACTATATACAAATAAATAA
- a CDS encoding virulence factor SrfB: MAYSLIANSGIHITTFPLEIRIKEKFSLWFHEWYDTTNGEWILDLAHEVTTETNRYFFKKKKLFDNGFLSEATGCGDIDVSSLAEEGIIPLMIDEEMQCTGEIYKMTFSDKGNTLDFFENKWLPLPYFFKRSETKFKFGPLNWSRFMLIPIDSTEQTKRYNVILAFDTRTVEQNSKYEECPIFPDQFMTEMKFEVCKQEFYLMDYCSPKQEWEYINDYLFSLVHPNISSVGKIKSGKKLNYIASYYLLIDYIAQNELFPKVSLFKDKDTLVKDVDMVIDIGNSRTTALLVEDNSNFNQVNQLELIDYTNLLKTDSKGTKINTYQEPFDMRLAFRKVDFGDFGIQGSKQFVYPSFVRLGKEANHLIHRATESVSNRESLSTMSSPKRYLWDGHKSKDEWNFMVLDGEKDNHILNIPGISEHLQSNGQLAINGTGGQSYHYSRRSLMTFAFLEMLVQAQVQINNNQYRIDRGDITLPRRIRRMVVTCPTAMSKLEREALVKCAGDAVKLLNLFKNEDFRVDIAPAVTTFKDTESKWYYDEATCSQLVYIYGEIGWKYKGSCQEFFNLYGKTSQNSIQPELTIGSLDIGAGTSDLMISRYSYTKGDVTTITPEPLFYDSYYYAGDEMLNELIRKIMFFSPNSAFRKKLKGLSETDYRQRLRNFFGPDYTGQTISDRKLRRDFNIQYSIPLMYCFLDMLANGIKDCTIRYTDVFEDCPPNERIKEGFKKYFSFDLEDLEWEFDKFAVSDVISRAFEPLLKKIATIMYAYNCDIVLLSGRPSSLSPIRNIFLKYYSVSPNRLILLNDYFVGHWYPNKNNTGKATAKTIVAMGALVGYYATSLGNLDKFLIDKSQLDKKLKSVINYIESSREGQPIEYFITPEKNMGELMVSSLPTTLNVRQIGLDSYPSRKLYVIDFNQHKMIERIRNKAIQEGTSINETQALAKVKGIIDDLRLRMPFQLSIERDEDDKEKLIITAITDKKGNELADSNIEINIQSLGADERYWLDTGAFDIQ, from the coding sequence ATGGCATATTCATTAATAGCAAATTCAGGCATACACATTACAACTTTTCCTTTGGAAATCAGAATAAAGGAAAAGTTTAGTTTGTGGTTTCACGAGTGGTATGATACTACAAATGGCGAATGGATTCTTGATTTAGCCCATGAAGTAACAACAGAAACTAATAGGTACTTTTTTAAGAAAAAAAAGCTCTTTGATAATGGATTCTTATCAGAGGCCACTGGCTGTGGAGACATTGATGTTAGTTCTTTAGCTGAAGAGGGTATAATCCCCTTGATGATTGATGAAGAGATGCAATGTACAGGTGAAATTTACAAAATGACTTTCTCCGATAAAGGTAATACTTTAGATTTCTTTGAAAATAAATGGTTGCCACTGCCATACTTCTTCAAACGTAGTGAAACGAAATTTAAATTTGGTCCACTAAACTGGAGCCGATTTATGCTTATACCTATTGACTCTACAGAACAAACCAAACGCTATAATGTGATTTTAGCATTTGATACTCGTACCGTAGAACAAAATAGTAAATATGAAGAATGTCCTATTTTCCCAGATCAGTTTATGACTGAAATGAAATTTGAGGTGTGTAAGCAGGAGTTTTATCTTATGGATTATTGCTCACCCAAACAAGAGTGGGAATACATAAATGACTATTTGTTTTCTTTAGTTCATCCTAATATAAGTAGCGTAGGTAAAATAAAGTCTGGTAAAAAACTTAACTATATAGCATCCTATTATTTATTAATCGATTATATTGCTCAGAATGAGCTATTCCCCAAGGTATCCTTATTTAAAGACAAAGATACTTTGGTGAAAGATGTTGATATGGTTATTGACATAGGCAACTCGCGAACAACCGCACTGCTTGTTGAAGACAATTCAAATTTCAATCAAGTAAATCAGTTGGAATTGATCGACTATACAAATCTTTTGAAAACCGACTCCAAAGGTACTAAAATCAATACATATCAAGAACCTTTTGATATGCGATTAGCATTTAGGAAAGTAGATTTTGGCGACTTTGGGATACAAGGCAGTAAACAATTTGTATATCCTAGTTTTGTAAGGCTTGGAAAAGAAGCGAATCATTTGATACATCGTGCAACTGAATCTGTTTCAAATAGAGAAAGTCTTTCTACTATGTCAAGTCCCAAAAGGTACCTTTGGGATGGGCATAAAAGTAAAGATGAATGGAACTTTATGGTGCTTGATGGAGAAAAAGATAATCACATCTTAAATATTCCTGGTATCTCAGAACACTTACAAAGCAATGGGCAGTTAGCAATCAATGGTACAGGAGGGCAATCTTATCACTATTCAAGACGATCTCTTATGACTTTTGCTTTTCTTGAGATGCTCGTTCAAGCACAGGTACAAATTAACAATAATCAATATCGGATAGATCGTGGTGATATTACATTACCTCGTCGCATACGGCGTATGGTTGTTACTTGTCCTACAGCCATGTCTAAACTTGAAAGAGAAGCTCTTGTAAAATGTGCTGGCGATGCAGTAAAGCTACTTAATCTTTTTAAGAATGAAGATTTTCGTGTTGATATTGCACCTGCTGTTACTACGTTTAAAGATACAGAAAGCAAATGGTATTACGATGAGGCAACTTGCTCTCAATTAGTATATATCTACGGTGAAATTGGCTGGAAATATAAAGGTTCCTGCCAAGAGTTTTTTAATTTATACGGGAAAACTTCTCAAAACAGCATTCAACCAGAATTAACAATTGGCTCCTTGGATATTGGTGCTGGAACATCAGATTTAATGATTAGCCGTTATTCTTATACTAAGGGAGATGTAACAACCATTACTCCAGAACCTCTTTTTTACGATAGTTACTATTACGCTGGTGATGAGATGCTCAATGAACTTATAAGAAAAATTATGTTCTTCTCTCCCAATAGTGCTTTTAGAAAGAAATTGAAAGGGCTTTCTGAAACTGATTATCGTCAACGTCTGCGCAATTTTTTTGGCCCAGATTATACAGGGCAAACGATCTCTGATCGAAAGCTGCGTAGAGACTTCAATATACAATATTCTATACCACTTATGTATTGTTTCCTTGATATGTTAGCTAATGGCATTAAGGATTGTACAATACGTTATACAGATGTATTTGAAGATTGTCCGCCTAATGAACGGATAAAAGAGGGATTTAAGAAATATTTTTCTTTTGATTTGGAAGATCTTGAATGGGAGTTTGACAAATTTGCTGTTTCTGATGTTATATCAAGAGCTTTTGAACCCCTATTAAAAAAAATTGCGACTATAATGTATGCCTATAATTGCGACATTGTATTGTTGTCGGGACGACCTTCGTCTTTATCTCCTATACGCAACATTTTTTTAAAATATTATTCAGTGTCTCCAAATCGTTTAATATTGTTGAATGATTATTTTGTAGGACATTGGTATCCTAATAAGAATAACACGGGGAAAGCCACTGCAAAAACCATCGTTGCAATGGGAGCGTTAGTCGGTTATTATGCTACATCTCTTGGGAATCTTGATAAATTCTTAATAGACAAATCGCAATTAGATAAAAAACTAAAATCTGTAATTAATTACATAGAATCTTCGCGGGAAGGACAACCGATAGAATACTTCATAACACCAGAAAAAAATATGGGAGAACTGATGGTTAGTTCTTTACCTACGACTTTAAATGTTCGACAAATTGGATTGGACTCTTATCCGTCAAGAAAATTATATGTCATTGATTTTAACCAACACAAGATGATTGAACGCATAAGAAATAAAGCTATTCAAGAAGGTACTTCTATAAATGAAACGCAAGCTCTTGCTAAGGTTAAGGGAATAATTGATGATTTACGTTTACGAATGCCTTTTCAACTATCTATTGAACGCGATGAAGATGATAAAGAAAAATTAATAATTACAGCTATTACTGACAAAAAAGGTAACGAATTGGCAGATAGTAACATTGAGATAAACATTCAAAGTTTAGGAGCAGACGAGCGTTATTGGCTTGACACCGGAGCTTTTGATATTCAATAA
- a CDS encoding S8 family peptidase gives MARATFYNKRLLGHIDDTDFTDYQGIGSDPLYKRYKSVESVVKSRISPQYQSFLACPFYEDGNIFWYVDEWNNTPQKFTELSGAEKKHYTHIKDDTLKHYQETLKKLNPEEFAILNGALKYINDEFIYCYDEKIVLIAWGMRLDEEKHTSDGKWFKTAVKYDKKKISFDLAGHGKLETTIASIPYLTTISRNKGHIITTKDIPTIIAEEGYSFIGWNPNPVGHEVQEDIIFTAQYTKTNTTVPKAEDKEELMKVIFDAGANGVLKGGTSIEVSKGHILSKEEMPIVMANKGFLFTQWTPSINVPINNDTLFTAEYKQEFAQCNFSAGEHGTLQGNKVIKKPLGVTPIISEIPIVKPNKGYRFTGWDVNPLAALTNNKVCVAQYEKILPWYKRWWLWLTGLFSGKGCLKWILWLLLIILLVWLLSWLLRGCDSDVLIDRNGNAVLPIDRVEKIDQITQPDGTIHDNNGTITNIVGSDGRLPENGVVPPIIGDGNIMPPIVSNPGTPDVIDNRLNIYFENENAELNKWAQDFKRLYSSDNYQIIGYDPNVKMIQIQIPEGQRNNIREELPMKISDQKFFIVDESIMVLHGNKSQSTANKGWHLKAAHVKEGWNITMGDPNLVIAIIDDGIDVNHSMFKGRFFNAYNVFTQNRALSSGQGHGTHVAGLALGSTEFYSDGAAGVAPNCKIMPVQVFDNGMCTFSSLASGIMYAIHNGANIVNISVGPSFQGLNQLPIEEQIKVAQQYFKNEEKVYRHIINVANKKNVILVFAAGNDNIVTAILPECRLTNNTVNVAACTPEYKSSTFTNYSLGTNVSAPGEGIYSAYPNNSFKMFDGTSMAAPIITGTIALMKTIKPDINVQQCIAVIQKTGKDLDKFIPPMVLIDQALIAVKSGDIPKEPIWSQILDTGSIEHNDDITSTEQSQNNEQSSTEVNNPTDDYSALKDLLKQLKEQRDALNKRINDLEKKIQ, from the coding sequence ATGGCAAGAGCTACATTTTATAATAAAAGATTACTTGGACATATCGATGATACTGATTTCACCGATTATCAAGGTATTGGCTCAGACCCTCTTTACAAACGATATAAGAGTGTGGAAAGTGTGGTAAAGAGTCGTATATCACCACAATATCAGTCTTTCCTTGCTTGCCCTTTTTATGAAGATGGCAATATTTTCTGGTATGTTGACGAATGGAATAATACGCCTCAAAAATTCACCGAACTTTCAGGTGCAGAAAAGAAACATTATACCCACATCAAGGATGATACTTTAAAACATTATCAGGAAACATTGAAAAAATTAAATCCTGAAGAATTTGCTATCCTTAATGGGGCTTTAAAATATATCAATGATGAATTTATCTATTGTTATGATGAGAAAATTGTACTCATTGCCTGGGGAATGCGTCTTGATGAAGAAAAACATACAAGTGATGGAAAATGGTTTAAGACAGCTGTCAAGTATGACAAAAAGAAAATATCTTTTGACTTAGCTGGCCATGGGAAGCTCGAAACAACTATAGCAAGTATTCCATATCTTACGACAATTAGCCGAAATAAGGGACATATTATCACAACAAAAGATATACCTACTATCATCGCAGAAGAAGGATATAGTTTTATCGGTTGGAATCCTAATCCGGTTGGACATGAGGTACAGGAAGATATTATTTTCACCGCTCAGTATACAAAGACAAATACAACAGTACCCAAAGCAGAAGATAAGGAAGAATTGATGAAAGTTATCTTTGATGCTGGCGCTAACGGAGTTTTAAAAGGAGGAACATCTATTGAAGTTTCTAAAGGACATATTTTGAGTAAAGAAGAAATGCCTATTGTTATGGCAAATAAAGGATTCCTTTTTACTCAATGGACTCCTAGTATCAATGTACCTATAAATAATGACACTCTTTTCACTGCTGAATATAAGCAAGAATTTGCTCAATGTAACTTCTCCGCTGGTGAACATGGCACATTGCAGGGTAATAAGGTTATCAAAAAACCACTTGGAGTTACTCCTATAATATCAGAAATTCCCATAGTAAAGCCAAACAAGGGATATCGTTTTACTGGTTGGGACGTTAATCCTCTTGCAGCTCTAACTAACAATAAGGTTTGCGTTGCCCAATATGAAAAAATACTACCTTGGTATAAACGATGGTGGCTTTGGCTTACAGGACTTTTTTCTGGTAAAGGTTGTCTAAAGTGGATATTATGGTTGCTATTGATTATTCTATTAGTTTGGTTGTTATCATGGTTGTTACGAGGCTGTGATAGTGATGTTTTGATAGACCGTAATGGAAACGCCGTGCTACCAATTGATAGAGTAGAAAAAATAGACCAGATCACTCAACCTGATGGAACAATTCATGACAATAATGGTACTATTACCAACATTGTTGGTAGTGATGGACGTTTACCTGAGAATGGTGTAGTTCCGCCTATAATTGGCGATGGGAATATTATGCCACCTATAGTATCTAATCCTGGTACTCCAGATGTTATAGACAATCGCCTAAACATCTACTTTGAAAACGAAAATGCAGAATTGAACAAATGGGCACAAGATTTTAAACGGTTATATTCCTCAGATAACTATCAAATTATTGGGTATGACCCAAATGTCAAAATGATTCAGATTCAAATACCTGAAGGACAACGGAATAATATCCGAGAAGAATTGCCAATGAAAATCTCTGATCAGAAATTTTTCATTGTAGATGAATCTATAATGGTGTTACATGGCAACAAAAGTCAATCAACTGCAAATAAAGGATGGCATTTAAAGGCAGCACATGTAAAAGAGGGATGGAATATAACAATGGGAGATCCAAATCTTGTTATTGCAATAATAGATGACGGAATTGATGTAAATCATAGTATGTTTAAGGGCAGATTTTTTAATGCATATAATGTTTTTACTCAAAATAGAGCATTGAGTTCAGGACAAGGGCACGGAACTCATGTTGCAGGTTTAGCATTAGGTTCCACAGAGTTCTATTCAGATGGAGCAGCTGGAGTCGCCCCAAATTGTAAGATTATGCCAGTTCAAGTGTTTGACAATGGAATGTGTACATTTTCTTCGCTTGCTAGTGGCATTATGTATGCAATTCATAATGGAGCAAACATAGTCAACATTTCGGTTGGGCCAAGTTTTCAAGGTTTAAATCAATTACCTATTGAAGAGCAAATAAAGGTAGCTCAACAGTATTTTAAGAATGAAGAAAAAGTATATCGACACATTATCAATGTTGCAAATAAAAAGAATGTTATTCTGGTTTTTGCAGCAGGAAATGACAATATAGTAACGGCAATTCTTCCTGAATGTCGTTTGACAAATAATACAGTAAATGTAGCAGCATGTACACCTGAATACAAATCATCCACTTTTACAAATTATTCATTGGGGACAAACGTGTCAGCACCTGGAGAAGGAATATATAGTGCTTATCCTAACAATTCTTTCAAAATGTTTGACGGAACAAGTATGGCAGCTCCGATTATAACTGGAACTATTGCCTTGATGAAAACAATAAAACCAGATATTAATGTACAGCAATGCATTGCTGTAATTCAAAAAACGGGAAAGGATTTGGATAAATTTATTCCACCAATGGTACTTATCGATCAAGCTCTCATTGCTGTTAAGAGTGGTGATATACCAAAAGAACCAATATGGTCGCAAATACTGGATACAGGCTCTATAGAACACAATGATGACATTACTTCAACGGAACAGTCCCAAAATAACGAACAAAGTTCTACCGAAGTCAATAATCCGACAGATGACTATAGTGCCTTGAAAGATTTGCTTAAACAATTAAAAGAGCAGCGTGACGCATTGAATAAAAGAATAAATGACTTAGAAAAGAAAATTCAATAA
- a CDS encoding tyrosine-type recombinase/integrase: MASVKLKFRVSSLPEKEGTLYFQVIHERVVKQIGTPCRILESEWDKHRNDIIKSTYVSPNRQGLIKSIREKVTWEKKRLHKIIENLENNGFPFTTDKIVQEYYALSTENTTVFEYIKIQIERLKSAGKERTSETYKQMLLSFMKFRNEEDLFFDMIDEHLICQYESHMRISNLCRNTTSFYLRILRSVYNRAVEDGLTKQNMPFKRVYTGVDKTSKRAISLKEVKRIKDLDLSQTPTLDFARDIFLFSFYMRGMSFVDIAYLKKKNLANGFVVYNRRKTGQQLVVKWEKQMEAIANKYLDSNNPFLFPIITKEDGTERKQYLNKMMLINRYLKKIAELAKIPIPLTMYVARHSWASIAQSKNVPMQAISLGMGHDNEETTRIYLASIQTDVIDNANNKILNLLERNK, encoded by the coding sequence ATGGCATCAGTAAAATTAAAGTTTAGAGTGTCCTCTCTCCCTGAGAAAGAGGGCACTTTGTATTTTCAAGTTATCCACGAAAGAGTGGTAAAACAGATAGGAACACCCTGTCGGATATTAGAATCAGAGTGGGACAAGCATCGTAATGATATTATCAAATCCACGTATGTATCTCCAAACAGACAAGGGCTTATCAAATCTATCAGAGAAAAGGTTACGTGGGAGAAAAAACGCTTGCATAAAATCATTGAAAATTTAGAGAACAATGGGTTTCCTTTTACTACCGATAAAATAGTACAAGAGTATTATGCCCTATCCACTGAAAATACAACTGTCTTTGAATATATTAAAATTCAAATAGAAAGATTGAAAAGTGCAGGAAAAGAACGGACAAGTGAAACATACAAACAGATGCTTCTCAGTTTTATGAAGTTTAGGAATGAGGAAGATTTATTTTTTGATATGATAGATGAACATCTAATATGTCAGTATGAAAGTCACATGAGAATTTCCAATTTATGCCGAAATACCACATCGTTTTATTTAAGGATATTGCGCAGTGTTTATAATCGTGCAGTAGAAGATGGGCTTACAAAACAGAATATGCCTTTCAAACGTGTATATACCGGAGTAGACAAAACCTCCAAACGTGCGATCAGCCTAAAAGAAGTCAAAAGGATTAAAGATTTGGATTTGAGTCAAACGCCAACCCTTGATTTTGCAAGAGATATATTTCTATTCTCCTTTTATATGCGTGGGATGTCTTTCGTTGACATTGCATATCTGAAAAAGAAAAATCTTGCAAACGGCTTTGTTGTATATAACAGACGTAAAACAGGGCAACAGTTAGTTGTAAAATGGGAAAAACAAATGGAAGCAATAGCCAATAAGTATCTTGATTCAAACAATCCTTTTCTTTTCCCTATTATCACAAAGGAAGATGGAACTGAACGCAAGCAGTATTTGAATAAAATGATGTTAATCAACAGATATTTGAAGAAGATTGCAGAACTTGCAAAAATCCCTATCCCACTGACCATGTACGTGGCCCGGCATTCCTGGGCGAGTATCGCCCAATCGAAAAATGTACCTATGCAGGCTATCAGTCTTGGTATGGGGCATGACAATGAAGAAACGACACGCATTTACCTTGCCTCTATTCAAACCGATGTCATAGATAATGCCAATAATAAGATTTTGAATCTTTTGGAGAGAAACAAGTAA